A genome region from Manihot esculenta cultivar AM560-2 chromosome 5, M.esculenta_v8, whole genome shotgun sequence includes the following:
- the LOC110616147 gene encoding uncharacterized isomerase BH0283 isoform X2 produces the protein MAKKLVKYFLVDAFTDSAFKGNPAAVCLLEEEKDDNWLQAVATEFNISETCYLTPIIIDSDASNSNPRFRLRWFTPVAEVKLCGHATLAASHALFSNGLVNSNIIEFVTLSGILTAKKVPDGEAFLIELNFPAIPITEFNSIDLAPISKALNGASIIDIKGSADDLFVVLPSAKAVTELQPQFDEMLKCPGKDGILVSGAAPSESAFDFYSRYFCPKFGIYEDPVTGSAHCALAPYWSKKLGKCDFMAYQASKRGGILNIHLDEQNQRVLLRGKAVTVMEGSLLV, from the exons ATGGCGAAAAAACTCGTTAAATACTTTCTG GTAGATGCGTTCACTGATTCCGCCTTCAAGGGGAACCCAGCAGCAGTATGCTTACTCGAGGAAGAAAAAGATGATAATTGGTTGCAAGCTGTGGCTACCGAGTTCAACATCTCCGAGACCTGCTATTTGACTCCCATCATCATTGACTCCGATGCTTCTAATTCAAATCCCAGGTTTCGTCTCAGGTGGTTTACTCCTGTTGCTGAG GTTAAGCTTTGTGGTCATGCAACGCTCGCGGCTTCACACGCCCTCTTTTCTAATGGTTTGGTAAATTCTAACATAATTGAGTTTGTCACACTATCTGGAATCTTAACTGCTAAGAAGGTTCCTGATGGCGAAGCCTTTCTCATCGAGTTGAATTTCCCTGCTATCCCAATTACTGAATTCAACTCCATTGATCTTGCACCAATTTCCAAAGCCCTGAATGGTGCTTCAATAATTGACATCAAGGGTTCTGCAGATGACCTCTTT GTTGTGCTGCCGTCTGCAAAAGCTGTCACAGAATTACAGCCACAGTTTGATGAGATGCTAAAATGTCCTGGAAAGGACGGGATACTTGTTTCTGGGGCTGCTCCATCAGAGTCTGCATTTGACTTTTACAGTCGATATTTCTGTCCCAAATTTGGGATCTATGAG GATCCTGTTACTGGTAGTGCACATTGTGCTTTAGCCCCCTATTGGAGCAAGAAGCTGGGGAAGTGTGATTTTATGGCCTATCAG GCATCAAAGAGAGGTGGAATATTAAACATTCATCTGGATGAGCAGAATCAAAGAGTGCTGCTGCGAGGGAAAGCTGTTACAGTGATGGAAGGCTCTCTTTTAGTTTAG
- the LOC110616241 gene encoding protein trichome birefringence-like 11, with protein MTHSDFFKKFKRLNPLEPSIGILGFFLVTLLLIGCFFYLDYRSVTRGLRYHGASWRGLLTPSSSSQLNADTGRPGFLDKRGDGCDIFYGNWIWDDSYPLYQSKHCPFIDSGFRCLENGRPDSFYTKWRWQPSHCDLPRFDAKVMLEKLRNRRLVFVGDSVGRNQWESLLCMLATAVRDNSSIYEVNGRPITKHRGFLAFMFKDFNCTIEYYRAPFLMYQGRPPVGAPEKVKMTIRVDTLDWTSPQWRNADVLIFNSGHWWNYEKTIRSACYFQEGDEVKMDMSVEIAYRRSLETLIAWMHSKINMSKTRVFFRTYAPVHFRGGDWKTGGSCHMEKLPDLGSLLSSSDYRVKIFFDVLLEHSNESHVMNLDLLNVTHMTAQRKDGHASLYYLEPGIGPASLNRQDCSHWCLPGVPDSWNELLYAFLLKRDSVHAQSSTESSQAPL; from the exons ATGACCCACTCGGATTTTTTCAAGAAATTCAAACGCTTGAATCCTCTTGAGCCCTCTATTGGCATTCTTGGTTTCTTTCTAGTTACTCTCCTTCTCATTGGCTGCTTCTTCTACTTAGATTACCGGTCTGTCACTCGTGGTCTGAGGTACCATGGGGCCTCTTGGCGGGGACTGCTTACTCCATCTTCCTCATCACAACTGAATGCTGATACTGGACGGCCGGGATTTCTTGATAAGCGCGGTGATGGGTGTGACATATTTTATGGGAACTGGATTTGGGACGATAGCTATCCATTGTATCAGAGTAAACATTGCCCCTTTATAGATAGTGGGTTTAGGTGTTTGGAGAATGGAAGGCCTGATAGTTTCTACACCAAGTGGCGTTGGCAACCCAGTCATTGTGACTTGCCGAG ATTTGATGCCAAGGTGATGTTGGAAAAGCTGAGGAACCGGCGGCTTGTATTTGTTGGAGATTCTGTTGGAAGAAACCAATGGGAGTCCCTCCTCTGTATGCTTGCTACTGCTGTTCGTGACAATTCTTCAATCTACGAGGTGAATGGGAGGCCAATCACAAAGCATAGAGGGTTTCTAGCATTCATGTTCAAGGACTTTAATTGCACCATCGAATATTACAGAGCTCCATTTCTAATGTACCAGGGCCGGCCTCCAGTTGGTGCTCCAgaaaaggtgaagatgactATAAGAGTTGATACATTGGATTGGACTTCCCCGCAGTGGAGAAATGCGGATGTGTTGATTTTCAACTCTGGTCATTGGTGGAATTATGAGAAGACTATAAGAAG TGCTTGCTACTTTCAAGAGGGAGATGAGGTAAAGATGGATATGAGTGTTGAAATTGCATATCGAAGATCACTTGAAACTTTGATTGCTTGGATGCATAGCAAAATAAATATGAGCAAGACTCGAGTCTTCTTTCGAACCTATGCTCCTGTTCATTTCAG AGGTGGTGATTGGAAGACTGGGGGTAGCTGTCACATGGAAAAGCTCCCTGACTTGGGTTCATTGCTGAGTTCATCAGACTATCGTGTCAAAATATTTTTCGATGTGTTATTGGAGCACTCTAACGAATCACATGTGATGAACTTGGATTTATTGAATGTGACACACATGACAGCACAGAGAAAGGATGGCCATGCATCTCTGTACTATCTAGAGCCAGGAATTGGTCCAGCTTCTCTAAACCGTCAAGACTGCAGTCATTGGTGCTTGCCTGGTGTCCCTGATTCCTGGAATGAACTTCTTTATGCATTTCTTCTTAAGCGGGATTCTGTTCATGCACAAAGTTCAACAGAATCTTCTCAAGCTCCATTGTGA
- the LOC110616145 gene encoding uncharacterized isomerase BH0283 isoform X2, translated as MGKTLVKYFVADAFADSAFKGNPGVVCILEDERDEKWMQAVAAEFNIPTTGFLTLVTDSDDVSSNPRFRLRWFTPVAEVKLCGHVTLAASHALFSNGLVNSSVIDFETLSGILTAKKIPDIFTATRNDETEESFAIELNLPTVPIAEFNSADVALVSRALNGATIIDIKRTTTADDLFVVLGSGKDVAELQPRFDEVLKFPGRGIIVSGVAPPESGFDIYSRFFCPKYTVNEASRRSGKLSVHLDVQNDRVLLRGKAVNVMEGSLLV; from the exons ATGGGAAAAACTTTAGTCAAATACTTTGtg GCGGACGCGTTCGCTGACTCGGCCTTCAAGGGAAACCCCGGAGTTGTGTGCATACTAGAGGACGAGAGAGATGAGAAATGGATGCAAGCAGTTGCCGCCGAGTTCAACATCCCCACTACCGGATTCTTGACTCTGGTCACCGACTCCGATGATGTTTCTTCGAATCCCAGGTTCCGCCTCAGGTGGTTCACTCCTGTGGCTGAG GTCAAGCTTTGTGGTCATGTAACATTGGCAGCTTCACATGCTCTGTTTAGTAATGGATTGGTGAATTCCAGCGTAATTGATTTTGAGACGCTTTCAGGGATTCTAACAGCTAAGAAGATTCCTGATATCTTTACTGCTACTCGAAATGACGAAACAGAAGAGAGCTTTGCCATTGAATTAAATTTACCAACTGTCCCAATTGCAGAATTCAACTCTGCTGATGTTGCCTTGGTTTCTAGAGCTCTGAATGGCGCTACCATAATTGATATCAAGAGGACTACTACTGCAGACGACCTCTTC GTTGTGCTGGGATCTGGTAAAGATGTTGCAGAATTGCAGCCACGGTTCGATGAGGTTCTGAAATTTCCTGGGAGGGGGATTATTGTTTCTGGAGTTGCCCCGCCAGAGTCTGGTTTCGATATTTACAGTCGATTCTTCTGCCCGAAATACACAGTCAATGAG GCATCACGTAGAAGTGGAAAGTTGAGCGTTCATTTGGATGTGCAGAACGATAGAGTGCTGCTGCGAGGGAAAGCTGTTAATGTTATGGAAGGCTCTCTTCTTGTTTAG
- the LOC110616147 gene encoding uncharacterized isomerase BH0283 isoform X1, which translates to MAKKLVKYFLVDAFTDSAFKGNPAAVCLLEEEKDDNWLQAVATEFNISETCYLTPIIIDSDASNSNPRFRLRWFTPVAESNSFFLQVKLCGHATLAASHALFSNGLVNSNIIEFVTLSGILTAKKVPDGEAFLIELNFPAIPITEFNSIDLAPISKALNGASIIDIKGSADDLFVVLPSAKAVTELQPQFDEMLKCPGKDGILVSGAAPSESAFDFYSRYFCPKFGIYEDPVTGSAHCALAPYWSKKLGKCDFMAYQASKRGGILNIHLDEQNQRVLLRGKAVTVMEGSLLV; encoded by the exons ATGGCGAAAAAACTCGTTAAATACTTTCTG GTAGATGCGTTCACTGATTCCGCCTTCAAGGGGAACCCAGCAGCAGTATGCTTACTCGAGGAAGAAAAAGATGATAATTGGTTGCAAGCTGTGGCTACCGAGTTCAACATCTCCGAGACCTGCTATTTGACTCCCATCATCATTGACTCCGATGCTTCTAATTCAAATCCCAGGTTTCGTCTCAGGTGGTTTACTCCTGTTGCTGAG AGCAATTCATTTTTTTTGCAGGTTAAGCTTTGTGGTCATGCAACGCTCGCGGCTTCACACGCCCTCTTTTCTAATGGTTTGGTAAATTCTAACATAATTGAGTTTGTCACACTATCTGGAATCTTAACTGCTAAGAAGGTTCCTGATGGCGAAGCCTTTCTCATCGAGTTGAATTTCCCTGCTATCCCAATTACTGAATTCAACTCCATTGATCTTGCACCAATTTCCAAAGCCCTGAATGGTGCTTCAATAATTGACATCAAGGGTTCTGCAGATGACCTCTTT GTTGTGCTGCCGTCTGCAAAAGCTGTCACAGAATTACAGCCACAGTTTGATGAGATGCTAAAATGTCCTGGAAAGGACGGGATACTTGTTTCTGGGGCTGCTCCATCAGAGTCTGCATTTGACTTTTACAGTCGATATTTCTGTCCCAAATTTGGGATCTATGAG GATCCTGTTACTGGTAGTGCACATTGTGCTTTAGCCCCCTATTGGAGCAAGAAGCTGGGGAAGTGTGATTTTATGGCCTATCAG GCATCAAAGAGAGGTGGAATATTAAACATTCATCTGGATGAGCAGAATCAAAGAGTGCTGCTGCGAGGGAAAGCTGTTACAGTGATGGAAGGCTCTCTTTTAGTTTAG
- the LOC110616146 gene encoding uncharacterized isomerase BH0283, with translation MGKTAVKYFVVDAFTDSAFKGNPGVACILEDERDEKWMQAVAAEFNISATGFLTLLTDADDVSSNPRFRLRWFGPVSEVNLCGHVTLAASHALFSKGLVKSSIIEFETLSGILIAKKIPDIFTTTQNGEAEESFAIELNFPTVPLAEFNSADVAFVSRALSGANIIDIKKTTTADDLFVVLASGKDVAELQPRFDEVLKCPGRGMIVSGVAPPESGFDIYSRFFCPKLTVNEDPVCGSAHCSLVPYWSKNLGKHDLMAYQASSRSGKLNIHLDVQNDRVLLRGKAVNVMEGSILV, from the exons ATGGGAAAAACGGCCGTCAAATACTTTGTG GTGGACGCGTTCACAGACTCGGCCTTCAAGGGAAACCCAGGAGTTGCATGCATATTAGAGGATGAGAGAGATGAGAAATGGATGCAAGCTGTGGCCGCAGAGTTCAATATCTCCGCTACCGGATTCTTGACTCTGTTAACCGACGCCGACgatgtttcttcaaatcccAGGTTCCGTCTCAGGTGGTTCGGTCCTGTGTCTGAG GTCAACCTTTGTGGTCACGTAACATTGGCGGCTTCACATGCTCTGTTTAGTAAAGGGTTGGTGAAATCCAGCATAATTGAGTTTGAGACGCTTTCGGGGATTTTAATAGCTAAGAAGATTCCTGATATCTTTACTACTACTCAAAATGGTGAAGCAGAAGAGAGCTTTGCCATTGAATTAAATTTCCCAACAGTCCCACTAGCAGAATTCAACTCTGCTGATGTTGCCTTTGTTTCTAGAGCTCTGAGTGGCGCTAATATAATTGATATCAAGAAGACTACTACTGCAGATGATCTCTTC GTTGTGCTGGCATCTGGTAAAGATGTTGCAGAATTGCAGCCACGTTTTGATGAGGTTCTGAAATGTCCTGGGAGGGGGATGATTGTTTCTGGAGTTGCACCACCAGAGTCTGGTTTCGATATTTATAGTCGATTCTTCTGCCCGAAACTCACAGTCAATGAG GATCCTGTCTGTGGGAGTGCACATTGTTCTTTAGTTCCCTATTGGAGTAAAAATCTGGGGAAGCATGACCTTATGGCATATCAA GCATCAAGTAGAAGTGGAAAGTTGAACATTCATTTGGATGTGCAGAACGATAGAGTGCTGCTGCGAGGGAAAGCTGTTAATGTTATGGAAGGCTCTATTCTAGTTTAG
- the LOC110616334 gene encoding small nuclear ribonucleoprotein SmD1a — MKLVRFLMKLNNETVSIELKNGTVVHGTITGVDISMNTHLKTVKLTLKGKNPVNLDHLSVRGNNIRYYILPDSLNLETLLVEDTPRVKPKKPTAGRPLGRGRGRGRGRGRGRGR; from the exons ATGAAGCTTGTCAG GTTTTTGATGAAGTTGAACAACGAGACCGTGTCAATTGAGCTCAAGAATGGAACCGTTGTTCACGGCACCATTACAG GTGTGGATATCAGTATGAATACTCATCTGAAGACTGTGAAACTAACACTGAAGGGGAAAAATCCAGTAAACTTAGATCATCTCAGTGTGAGGGGTAACAATATTCGATATTATATCCTTCCTGACAGCTTGAATCTTGAAACTTTGTTGGTTGAAGATACACCTCGGGTCAAACCTAAGAAACCAACTGCTG GGAGGCCTTTGGGACGTGGTCGGGGCCGTGGACGCGGTCGTGGACGTGGTCGGGGCCGTTAG
- the LOC110616242 gene encoding antifungal protein ginkbilobin-like protein gives MGLSPKLATTIILSFLGFFLCSINVSSLPNTAVQTVLCNSGVYSKGDPFGVSLSYVVEELETATPRSKNYDYYNISPYPNAFAYGHAACSQNLTSSDCTTCLDAAKTTMFSTCQSRIGARSVLHDCTIRYEQYPFTD, from the coding sequence ATGGGTCTTTCTCCAAAATTGGCAACAACAATCATATTATCTTTCCTTGGCTTCTTTCTATGCTCCATTAATGTTTCAAGCCTTCCCAATACAGCAGTGCAGACAGTTCTCTGCAACTCTGGAGTTTACTCAAAGGGTGACCCATTTGGCGTAAGTCTAAGCTATGTTGTTGAAGAATTAGAGACTGCGACGCCAAGAAGCAAGAATTATGACTACTACAACATCTCTCCTTATCCAAATGCTTTTGCCTATGGCCATGCTGCATGCAGCCAAAATCTCACTTCTTCGGATTGTACAACTTGTCTAGATGCAGCTAAAACAACCATGTTTTCCACTTGTCAAAGCCGGATTGGGGCTCGTTCTGTGCTCCATGATTGTACAATTAGGTATGAGCAATATCCATTCACTGATTAA
- the LOC110616121 gene encoding probable aspartic proteinase GIP2 has protein sequence MASTAQYYLFSSLLFFFFFFSPSFAQQSFRPKALVVPVSKDAATLQYVTQIEQRTPLVPINLVVHLGGRFLWVDCDQGYVSSTYRPARCGSALCSLGGADGCGDCFSGPRPGCNNNTCGVSPDNPVIRTATGGELATDVVSVNSTNGSNPGRAVTVPRFLFSCAPTSLLEGLANGVVGMAGLGRTRAAFPSQFAAAFSFHRKFAICLASNGVIFFGDGPYNFFPNLQYTSQSLTFTPLFINPVSTAAAFSQGEPSAEYFIGVTSIKIVDKTVPLNSTLLTIDSKGNGGTKISTVNPYTVLESSIFKAVTETFISEAAAWNITRVGSVAPFDVCFSTENVLSTRLGYGVPTISLVLQNENVIWDIYGANSIVQVSDDVLCLGLVNGGSNPRTSIVIGGYQLENNLLQFDLATSRLGFSSLLFGRRTTCANFNFTSIA, from the coding sequence ATGGCTTCCACTGCTCAGTACTATCTATTCTCttctctcctcttcttcttcttcttcttctccccgtCTTTTGCTCAACAATCTTTCCGCCCCAAGGCCCTTGTCGTTCCAGTCTCAAAAGATGCTGCAACTCTCCAATATGTTACCCAAATCGAACAGAGGACCCCTCTAGTTCCCATTAACCTTGTTGTTCACCTTGGTGGCAGATTCCTCTGGGTTGACTGCGACCAAGGTTATGTCTCTTCCACCTATCGCCCTGCCCGTTGTGGTTCCGCTCTATGCTCACTGGGTGGAGCTGATGGCTGCGGTGACTGTTTCTCAGGACCTCGGCCAGGGTGCAACAACAACACTTGTGGCGTTTCTCCTGACAACCCTGTGATACGAACTGCCACGGGTGGTGAACTCGCTACAGATGTTGTTTCTGTGAATTCCACCAATGGGTCGAACCCTGGTCGAGCAGTGACAGTGCCACGGTTCTTATTCTCGTGTGCACCCACCTCTTTACTGGAGGGTCTTGCTAATGGCGTCGTGGGCATGGCTGGACTTGGCAGGACTAGAGCTGCATTTCCATCTCAATTTGCCGCTGCCTTTAGCTTCCATAGAAAATTTGCCATTTGCTTAGCATCCAATGGAGTCATATTCTTTGGCGATGGTCCCTATAACTTCTTCCCAAATTTGCAGTACACATCTCAATCACTCACCTTCACTCCTCTCTTCATCAATCCAGTAAGCACCGCTGCAGCTTTCAGCCAAGGCGAGCCCTCAGCTGAATATTTCATTGGGGTAACGTCTATTAAGATCGTCGACAAAACTGTTCCATTGAACTCAACCCTTCTCACCATTGACAGCAAGGGAAACGGTGGCACAAAAATaagcacagtaaacccatacaCTGTATTAGAGTCTTCAATTTTCAAGGCAGTCACCGAGACATTTATCAGTGAGGCTGCAGCATGGAATATCACCAGGGTGGGTTCTGTGGCACCATTTGATGTGTGCTTTAGCACAGAGAACGTGTTAAGCACACGTTTGGGTTATGGTGTGCCGACCATTTCTCTGGTGCTGCAGAATGAGAACGTGATTTGGGATATTTATGGTGCGAATTCAATAGTCCAGGTTAGCGATGATGTGCTGTGCCTTGGGTTGGTTAATGGTGGATCAAATCCAAGAACTTCAATTGTTATTGGTGGGTATCAGTTGGAGAATAATCTTTTGCAGTTTGATTTGGCCACTTCAAGGCTCGGGTTTAGCTCTCTTCTCTTTGGCAGGCGGACCACTTGCGCCAACTTCAACTTCACCTCCATTGCCTAG
- the LOC110616122 gene encoding probable aspartic proteinase GIP1: MSPQFFLCFFSFFGILSPVLAQTAILAPIHKDPDALLYTVSVYLKTPLQPTKLHLDLGASFTWVDCSKDYNSTTYQHIPCGSSLCNSFHTFSCANCYEPPGPACSNNSCSIYPENPVTRQATLATALIDSLALPTTNGSGPGQMGLIPEFVFSCSRTFLLNGLAKEVVGLAALGRSNHSLPAQISNAFSSPRCFALCLSGSISAPGVAFFGTSGPYIFSPGVDLSKSLVYTELILNPVGSTVISYNQQPSDEYYINLTSIKVNGKPIEINISQLSIDENGYGGTKLSTDTSYSTLESSIYKAFVEAFVNESAGLNLTGTSRIKPFDVCYQASDIVNTLVGPGVPTVDLVMGNEDVFWRIFGSNSMVRIERDGVDAWCLGFLDGGVNARTSIVIGGHQMEDNLLQFDLEAKKLGFSSSVLLKRTTCASFNLGSKFI; this comes from the coding sequence ATGTCACCCCAATTCTTCTTatgcttcttctcttttttcggTATTCTTTCTCCAGTTCTTGCTCAAACAGCAATTCTAGCGCCCATCCACAAAGATCCTGATGCGCTTCTCTACACTGTCTCTGTTTACTTAAAAACTCCCCTCCAACCCACCAAATTACACCTCGACCTTGGCGCATCCTTCACTTGGGTCGACTGCTCCAAAGATTACAACTCCACCACTTACCAGCACATCCCCTGCGGTTCTTCTCTCTGCAATTCATTCCACACCTTCTCATGCGCCAACTGTTACGAACCACCGGGTCCCGCCTGCTCCAATAACAGCTGCTCTATTTACCCCGAGAATCCAGTCACTCGCCAGGCCACTCTCGCTACCGCACTCATTGACTCTCTCGCATTGCCGACTACAAACGGATCAGGTCCGGGTCAAATGGGTCTTATACCCGAATTTGTGTTCTCTTGTTCGAGAACTTTTCTTCTTAATGGACTCGCTAAGGAGGTTGTTGGACTAGCCGCACTCGGCAGGTCCAACCATTCACTCCCAGCGCAGATTAGCAACGCCTTTTCTTCTCCACGCTGTTTTGCACTGTGTCTGTCAGGCTCAATTTCAGCCCCTGGCGTGGCATTCTTTGGAACGAGCGGGCCCTACATATTTTCACCCGGAGTTGATCTCTCGAAATCGCTAGTATACACCGAGCTAATATTGAATCCGGTGGGGAGCACCGTAATATCCTACAACCAGCAACCGTCAGATGAGTATTACATAAACTTGACCAGCATTAAAGTCAACGGAAAACCAATTGAAATCAACATCTCGCAGCTGTCTATCGATGAGAACGGGTACGGAGGAACGAAGCTCAGCACCGACACTTCATATTCCACTTTAGAAAGCTCGATTTACAAGGCTTTTGTCGAGGCATTTGTAAATGAATCAGCTGGGTTGAACCTGACGGGAACAAGTAGAATCAAACCATTTGATGTATGCTATCAAGCGAGTGATATTGTGAACACGCTTGTGGGACCGGGTGTCCCGACCGTCGATCTGGTGATGGGGAACGAAGATGTATTTTGGAGGATATTTGGATCGAATTCAATGGTGAGGATTGAGAGGGACGGCGTGGATGCATGGTGCCTGGGATTTTTGGATGGTGGGGTCAATGCGAGGACGTCGATAGTGATAGGTGGGCATCAGATGGAGGATAATTTATTGCAGTTTGATTTGGAGGCGAAGAAATTAGGGTTCAGCTCCTCCGTACTGCTCAAACGGACCACCTGTGCTAGCTTCAACTTAGGTTCGAAATTTATATAG
- the LOC110616145 gene encoding uncharacterized isomerase BH0283 isoform X1, translating into MGKTLVKYFVADAFADSAFKGNPGVVCILEDERDEKWMQAVAAEFNIPTTGFLTLVTDSDDVSSNPRFRLRWFTPVAEVKLCGHVTLAASHALFSNGLVNSSVIDFETLSGILTAKKIPDIFTATRNDETEESFAIELNLPTVPIAEFNSADVALVSRALNGATIIDIKRTTTADDLFVVLGSGKDVAELQPRFDEVLKFPGRGIIVSGVAPPESGFDIYSRFFCPKYTVNEDPVCGSAHCALAPYWSKKLGKHDLMAYAASRRSGKLSVHLDVQNDRVLLRGKAVNVMEGSLLV; encoded by the exons ATGGGAAAAACTTTAGTCAAATACTTTGtg GCGGACGCGTTCGCTGACTCGGCCTTCAAGGGAAACCCCGGAGTTGTGTGCATACTAGAGGACGAGAGAGATGAGAAATGGATGCAAGCAGTTGCCGCCGAGTTCAACATCCCCACTACCGGATTCTTGACTCTGGTCACCGACTCCGATGATGTTTCTTCGAATCCCAGGTTCCGCCTCAGGTGGTTCACTCCTGTGGCTGAG GTCAAGCTTTGTGGTCATGTAACATTGGCAGCTTCACATGCTCTGTTTAGTAATGGATTGGTGAATTCCAGCGTAATTGATTTTGAGACGCTTTCAGGGATTCTAACAGCTAAGAAGATTCCTGATATCTTTACTGCTACTCGAAATGACGAAACAGAAGAGAGCTTTGCCATTGAATTAAATTTACCAACTGTCCCAATTGCAGAATTCAACTCTGCTGATGTTGCCTTGGTTTCTAGAGCTCTGAATGGCGCTACCATAATTGATATCAAGAGGACTACTACTGCAGACGACCTCTTC GTTGTGCTGGGATCTGGTAAAGATGTTGCAGAATTGCAGCCACGGTTCGATGAGGTTCTGAAATTTCCTGGGAGGGGGATTATTGTTTCTGGAGTTGCCCCGCCAGAGTCTGGTTTCGATATTTACAGTCGATTCTTCTGCCCGAAATACACAGTCAATGAG GATCCTGTTTGTGGGAGTGCACATTGTGCTTTAGCACCATATTGGAGTAAAAAGCTGGGGAAGCATGACCTTATGGCATATGCA GCATCACGTAGAAGTGGAAAGTTGAGCGTTCATTTGGATGTGCAGAACGATAGAGTGCTGCTGCGAGGGAAAGCTGTTAATGTTATGGAAGGCTCTCTTCTTGTTTAG